The region GGCCGATGCTGATAGCCGAAGCGCCTCACGTCGAGTCATACGAAGATCCTCTAGCAAGTTTTTTTTCATTTTCAAAGCTCCTGAAAACGTTTTCCCCATAAGGCGTCTCAACTATTACGGAGTGATTCGGCTCGCACATTTTGCTTTGCAAAGAGGGCAAGCAACATACTACCCTCACAATTGCTTTTATTCGCAACTCAAAATAAATATTTTTCGAAAAGGTTGGGATCCGCGTCGTTCTATTCAGCCGAGATCTGTTCTTGAGAGTTTGATATTTTCCAGACGGTTCTCCCGGCTTGCCTGCCAGCCCCATGCCTTGCCTAAGACCAAAGCTAATATATGGGCCGGAAAATTTTGCGCATGAGATCCTCTACTCTTCTTAAGGTGGCCCAAACACATCGGTGGATAGCTCTGCGTGCATCAGATCCACGGGTCTCTTCGCAAGCGTCTGCGTCGATCTGGAATTCTCTAATTTGAGTTTGACGATTGCCCTGTGTCGCGTGCTCTAATTGACAACTGACAGAAAAGGATCCCGGTTCCAGATGCCTGTCAGAAAGAGAACGACATGCGCGTTTTAAGCATTGGTGAAGTTCTTTGGGACCATTGCGGCGCGGTGAAAACCATAGGAGGAGCTCCTCTTAACTTTTCTGCGCATCTTTCACGGTTGGGAAATACCGTTGCGATCCTGAGCGCGGTTGGCCAAGACGAGTTTGGTCAGAAAGCACTGGAAGAGATCGGAAAACTAGGTGTTGACCGGCGGTTTCTTCAAAGCACCCGCTCTGCCCCTACTGGCGGTACCCGCGTCACGACTGGACAAGCGGGCGAACCTTCCTCAATGATCATTCATCCCGCTGCCTATGAGTATGCAAAGTTTGATCCAGCGACCGTCCAGGAGGTGTGCAGGTTCGCCCCTGACTGGCTGTATATTGGCACGCTTTTCCATTCGTCTCCCCATCTCCTCGAGCAGACGTTGGCTCTGCGGCAAAGCATGAATCGTCTGCGTGTGCTCTATGACGTCAATCTTCGACGGGATAACTGGAATCTTCAGTTGGTAGAGCGCTTGTCGCATTATGCTGACATCGTGAAGATGAACGAATCGGAGGCGCGAACCTTGGCAGACACGATAAATATTGGCGGTCACCAGAGTTGGCTCAATGAATTTTGCTGTGCATGGCTTAGCCGGTTCAATCTGGAGTGTATTTGTATAAGCCTCGGCTCGGCAGGCTGCGCAATTGCAGCGGGCAATACAGCCTGCGTCATTCCCTGCATCCCGATTTCCCCGGTAGACGCTCTCGGGGCCGGAGATGCCTTCTGCGCAGGCTTTCTACATGCCTGGCATCATGGCTGGAATGTTTATGAGACGGGTGAGCTTGCCAATTTTCTTGGACGAGTGGTCGCCACTAAGTCGGGGGCTATTCCAGAATGGTCGGTGGAGGAATGCCGTCTACTACAGGAGCAGTTCGGCATTCCTCCACTTATATGCGTCCCGGCTAGTTGAGCCGGAACGCATATAAGGTGTCAGTCGCCCCGACTACGATGTACTGCTTACCATCCAGCAGAAAGGTCTGGACGGGACCGGAGACGTCGCCAATGTGTGCATGCCAGAGCGGGTTTCCGTTGGCAGGATCGTAAGCTACAAGATTCCCTTGAGGATCGCCCGTGAAGAGGAGGCCCCCAGCGGTGTTTAGCAGCGCATGCCCAACATTGGTCCCCCCCCATCCACCTGCTTCCGGATATTTATGGCGCCACGCGATCTTACCAGTCTTGTAGTCCATCGCCGTAAGGTAGTTGCCGATGAGGCCAACACCTAGTTCGTCCTTACCGCCAAGCCCCATAGCTCCGCGAGGATCCGTCTCAGTAAGGTAGTACATAGAGTAAGCATCTTCACTGGTGACATAGAAGAGGCCCGTCTGAGGATTAAAGGATGGTGGCATCCAGTTTGTAGCTCCCGCATTGACCGGCGACACCAAAGAGCCGGCGATGTCGAAATCCTTCTTCGGATTGCGGATGGGGCGGCCTTTTTCATCAAGGCCGGTCGCCCAGTTGGCCGTGGGCGAGAACTTGCTTGTGAGCAGGTGCTCGCCAGTGGTGCGGTCCAGTACGTAGAAGTAACCATTTCGTGTGGCTTGCAGAACCAGCTTGCGCTGCTTGCCGTTGAAATCACCGTCGACCAGAACAGGTGTCTGCGTGGAATCCCAGTCGTGCGTGTCGTGAGGCGACGTCTGGTAATACCAGACGAGTTTGCCGGTGTCGACGTTGAGAGCTACCAAAGAACAGGTATAGAGGTTGTCGCCCTCGCCGCGACTCTGTGACGTGTAGGCCGGAGTCGGATTTCCCGTACCGATGATATATAGATACGTGTCAGGGTCATAGGAGCCGGGAATCCACATGGGACCACCTCCGTACCGGGCTGCGCGAAGGTTAGCCCAGGTCTTCAGAGCAGGATCGTCCTTGGTCTGCGGCGTGGCATACCACTTCCACTGTACTTCACCGGTGTCCGGATCAAAGGAGGTGAGTGCCTGGGGAGCATCCAAATCATTTCCCGTGCCGACCAGCACATGATTGCCGATCAGGATAGGAGCCCCAGTGGAAAAATACTGTTCATTGAACGGAGCGATAACTTTGTGCCACTTTTCGCTGCCGTCTTTAGCGCTGATGGCAACCAGATAATCGTCTGGCGTTTCGAGAAAGAGAGTGTCCTTATAAAGCGCCATGCCACGATTACCGGTGTGCGTACCGCCACGTGTCTTCCAGACGAAATGCCAAAGGATGTTGCCATCACGTGCGTCCATGGCCCAGGCATTGTCAGGTGTCGAAACGTAAATTTTTCCGTCCCATATGATCGCGGAGGAGACGATACGGCTGGAGCGTGAGGTCGCTCCGCTCTCGTTCAGACTGCCATCGCCTTCACCGGCAACGATGGTCGGAATTGGGGCCGGTCCACCAAAGAAGCTCATCCGGCCACCGGCCGATGGCAAGCCCGAGGTAATGCGGGAGGTCCAGGCAAGCGAAAGATTCTTCACATTAGCGGCACTGATCTGGTCGAGCTGGCTGTATCTTTGCCCGGTGTAGTCACCTGAGTACGTGGGCCAGGAATCGTTTAAGCGGCCAAGCAGCTTATCCGGAGTTAGCATCTGAGCAGGTGAAGAAAAAGATAGACCTGCAACTAAAGCAGCTGTAAGAAATAGGCTCGTGCGCTTCATTTGATCGATACCATGTATGCAGTGATGTCGTGAATCGACTTATCGGTGTAGGTAGACAGCAGATCGAGGTGTCCCTTCAGAGGATCTGTCACGACCACCTTAGGCAGATCGCCATTGCGGGAAAAGCTGCGAATTTCTCCATCGTCGGTCTTGAGACGCACGATGAAATCATCCATGCGGAGAAGTTCTCCGCTCACCTTCCCTTCGGCAGTTTCAACCGTGACCTTCTTCTCCGGAGCTTTGACAGCGGGATCACCGCCTCGCATGCCCGGCATCATCCACGATTGTTGTAGAGCCCGCGGATCCTTGATTCTGGAGCCGATCCCCTTCAGATCGCCAGTGACTGAATGACAGGAGGCACACTTCTGATCGAAGTCTTTTTTTCCGGCTGCAGCATCACCAACAGGAATCACAATGTGGCCATTTCGGCCACGTTCATTTCCGCTGACCGGAAGGCTATGCAGGAAACCCGCAATCTGTTTGATCTGCTCGGCAGACATATCAAAAGCAGGCATTCCCTGCTGTGGACGTCCGTGAAGGACGACTGGGCCGATCTTCTCTCCATCCTGGTCATTGAGAACAATCTCAGATCTAAGAAGATTCGGACCACTCTCACCTCCGCGTGCGTCGGATCCGTGGCAGAAGGCACAGCGGACGCTGAACAGATTCTTGCCCTGCTCCGCCAGGGCGGGATCAACTGCTTTTCTGGCGTAAGGATTCCGGCGCACCGGAGGAGCGCTGGGCGCTTGCTGCGCCCAGATGTCCTTCAGCACAAGAAAACCGGTGAAAGTTGTAAAGAAAACTACTCCGGTGACCACCATCGGGTTTGACTTTCGTCCGTACCTGTTCACTACGCCTCCTCTGCCTCAAAGCCCGGGTTAGTCTGCTGATTCAGCACGATTGCAGTTTCATGACTCATCTCGCGAACGGTGTCGGTGATGCTTTCCCTGCCGATGCCGCTCTGCTTATAGCCGCCAAAGGGAACATTGCCAGGCCGGAAAGAACCCGGCCCATTTACTACCACTCCACCTACTTCCATCCGGTGCGCAACTGTGAGCGCATTATGAATATTTTCTGAAAAGACACTTGCCTGTAGCCCGTACGGCGATTCGTTGACTATCCTGATTGCTTCGCCGATCGCCTTGAAAGAAACAATCGGTGCGACCGGGCCAAAGACCTCATCGAGCAGGCAAGGCATGGAGTTGTCCACCTCGAGCAGGACCGTGGGCTCGTAGTAATTGTCGCCGACGCGATTTCCACCGACCAGGCATTTGGCTCCCATCGCGATGGACTTCTGGACTTCCTGATCTACACGCTCCGCCGCCTGCGGAGTGATAAGAGGTCCGAGATCGGTCTCATCCGAAAGAGGATCTCCCATCTTGATCGCTTTAGTCTTATTGACCAGGGCCTCAAGGAAGGGAGACATGATCTTTTCGTCTACCAGGATGCGTTTAACCGCGCAGCAGATTTGCCCGGCTCCATTGGTAAGCCGTCCATCCACAACTGCGGCTGCGGCTGCGTCAATATTGGCGTCTTCAAGCACGATCATCGCATCCACACCGCCGAGCTCGAAAGCGGTACGCTTAATTGAATCCGCGGCAAGCTTTGCGATCGCTTTAGCAGCCGTGACGCCGCCGGTGAAGCTGACCATGGCAACCTCGGGATGCGTGATCAGGCGGTTGCCAAGTTCACGAGGATAGCCCGTCAACATCTGTATTCCTCCAAGAGGCAGACCCGCTTCAATCAGAATCTGACCAAGGCGCAATACTGTGAGTGGGCACTGTTCCGGGAGTTTCACGATCACCGCGTTGCCGGCCGCCAACGCGCCAGGAATCTTGTGAGCGAACAGTTCGGCCGGGTAGTTGAAGGGTACGATGCCCACAACCAGACCCATGGGATGGCGAATGGTATAGGCGATCATATGCTCGAGTCCGGCGACAGCATCCATGGGGATTGTCTGTCCACGCATCCGCTTGGCCTCTTCGGAGAAATCGAGGAAGAGGCGCTGCGTTGCCGTCATCTCGCTCCGGCACTGCCTGATCGTCTTACCATTTTCGCGGCAGAGGAGCTGGCTGAGCTCCTCATGACGCGCGGCAATTATATCGGCAGCCTTGCGCAGAATGTCACTTCTGCGGTGCGCAGGCATCCTGCGCATCATCTCGCGGCCACGCAGGCCAGCTTCAAGAGCGCGCTCCACATCGGCCTCGTTGGCTTGGGGAACAGTATCGACCAGCTCACCTGTTGCAGGGTTACAGATCTGCATCGTACGTGCGCTAAGAGAATCAACGAATTTTCCATCGATCAGCATTTGCATGATTCGAATCTCCATGGGTGTCGCAGGGAAATGCCTGGCTCTTGGAATAAATTTATGGGCGCTTGATCGCGTCCTTGCAGTACTGCAGACAGCTCGCAAGCTCAATGGCAGGACCGGCGGGGCCGACGTACTCAATGCAGGCAGGAAAACTCCATTTCTCCTTCTTGAGCAGTTGGAAGACCGCAATGAGCGGGGTCTCGCCATCGCCAAACGGAACCGATTCTCCACCGTGACTTATCCGGTCTTTGATGTGGATGTTCGTGATGCGGGTATGGTGCTCTTTGAGATAGGCAACCGGATCGTACCCGCTGGCAAAGAAATGGCCCACGTCGAGGTTTACCCAGAACTTGTTGGAGAGCTCCATCGCCTGCGCAAACTCTTGAGGGCCGATGGTGTGGTTGTGTAACGCAACGATGACATCATGCTTCTCCGCGAAAGGCTTGAGGCGCGGAAAAATATCCACCGGCGAAGAGGCCGTAATAATCTTTGTGCCCAGGGCTTTAGTCATCAAAAAACCCTTTTCGATCTCTTCATCCGTGAAATATTTATCGAAGCTGAGATTGTAGGAGAAAAACTGTAGACCAGCATCGGTAAACATCTTGCCGACCTCCTCGAATTTTTCGAGACCGACATTCAGGCGCCACTGCCGTAAAGCTTCACGCTTGGCAGGGTCGGGGGCCGGAAACATTGGATGGCTCCCCTTGGGGCGGGGAGGACGCGGGACCCACGGGCCGGGCCGGCCGGCTCCGGGCAACGGAACCGGTGCTCCAAGGAAGTTTTCCACGTGCTCAGACATCGTATCGATCGTGGAGAGACCGACAGCTCGCATGGTGGCAATAATTTCCTTGATGCCCATGCCGCTAAAGGTGAAGCTTGCTGACTGAACTCCCATCAGCACACCATCAATCGTTGAATTGATTGGCTTCACGGCATCCTCCGCCCTGGCAGAGGTACCGTATTTCGCAAGAGCTACAGCTGCAAGCGCTGAAGCAGTAAATTTTCTACGGGTAATCATGTTCTCTCTCTTTTTTTGGTGCGATCGCAACTGCCGAATGAGCCTATGTGGTGAGGTGCAGAAGTTCCGTAAACATCGTCGTCTGGTGGTAGGTTCCCCATTCCGGTCCGTCTACAGCGCCTTTGATATAAGCCCGCTCTCCGAGAGCCTCACGCGGTTTTCCGGGGATGACACCTTCAAACCAGCCGCCATATTCGTGATCCATGAAATTCCCCTTCACGAAGTCGGTGGCTTGATGGAAGGTCGGCCATAGATCGCTGCGCCCATGCAGAGTGGCGTACCGTGCAGTGGCCTTCATGGTCTCGCACTGCGTCCACCAGATCATGTAGTCGCGGGCAGGACCGCTGCCATCAGCGTTGGCGATCATCCATGTACCGCCGGTAGGTTTGTCGAAGCCCACCTTAAGTCCCAGATCGATGCTGCGGGCACCGAGTTCAATAAACTTCTTATCTGCACCCAATTCGACCGCACGGCTGAAGAGCGTACCCCACTCGAAGAGATGGCCGACATTGAAGGTCTTAGGCTCCGGAGCTTTCCAGTTTTCGTCGTAGCCCTCAGGCAGATAGCCAAGCTTGTAGTCGTACATCTTTTCGAAAGCACCCATCTCTGTCTGGATCTCGTTCCAGACCTCCTTCGATTTGGTCGTGTCATAGAGGGCCAGCAGGGCCTCGAACATGTGTACGTTCAAGCCGTGGCGACGAGCCATGAATCCGCTAGATCGGCCCCCCGCACGCGGCGCTCCGGAAGGATTCCCAATCGTCATCGGAGCGGGCCCGCTGAAGTCGCGCTTCATGCTGTTGTAGAAGAATTGACCATCACGCATCTTCGTGCTGACCTCATGCCAGGACTGCATCGCTGCATCGGCATATTCCTTCTTGCCGGTAACGCGGGCCGCATGCGCGAGCGGAAAGATGGTGAAGCTGGTGTAACCAGTCTTGGTATCGTCGATGACCTTCAAGTCAGGGGTGGTGCGATTGAAGTATCCGCCGAATTTCGGGTCGCGCATATTAATCAGGAAATCCGCACATTTGGTGACTGCATCCAGATACCGCTTGTCCTTCGAGTATTCATAACCGGCGACCATGCAGTAGAGCTGCCGCCCTTGCCCGTTAAGGCTGGCTTCCCGCTGGGTGCCATAAGGTTTCCACTGACGATCGAGGTTCTCTTGAATGAAGCCGTTCGGCATCACGGATGCTTCGAGCCAATAATCCAGCAGGTCGTTGATCATCGCTTTTTTTACCCACGCACGATCGATGTGCTTTGCCGCGACTGCGACCGTTGCAGAGTTTGCAGCGCTTTTCGCAGAGCCTTTAGTGGCCTCTGCCCAACCATACCCAGACAGGAGAGAGATTCCCCCCAAAGTCAACCTGCTGAATTCCCTTCTCGTGATCATGTCCTCTCCTTGTTGAATGCGATTACAGAATGGCAACCGAAATTGGCCGCGAAACGGTGGTAGAAGCATAGCTCAACCAATAGTCCTATTACTATAGGTTTATTTAAGAAAATGATTGTCTCCGCGCAGAGGTAAAGGTCCGGGTTACTTAGGAATGCGCAGCCGTCAGGCGGCTGCGAAAGAGGATCAGAATAAGGACAACAATCATCGACATGGCCGGTAGCAGAAGCAACCCTCGTCCCACTCCCTCGGCATCCGTGCCAGAGAGCCAGCCGATCACGGGAGAACTGACTACAAGTCCGCTGAAGCCGCAGGTAATGGCAAAACCGATCGCGGTGGCCGCCTGCTTCTTGAATAAACGTCCGACGATGGCAATGGTCGTTGGGAAGATGGGAGCCATGACAAATCCGGCCAGAAAGACCAGCGGAGCGCCACCGGCAAGAGATGGAGCCTTTAGCATGCCGAACGTGATAACGCCCATGAGAACGCAGCAGGTTAGAGTAACGTAATACGGCGACGCCTTGGTGAGGAGTTTGCTTGCAACCATGCGGCCTATGAGGAGGCCGGAGGCGAAGCCAAAGGACAATATATTTAGGGCCTTCGCAGTTGGAATCCCTGTGGAGATAAGGAACTTCGGAAACCAGTTCCAGATACCAAACTCACAGGCGGTATAAAGAAAAATAATGGAGGCCAGCACATAAAGGAGGCCGGAGCGGAAGATATTTCCCTTCTCCTCATCCCCGGATGCATGATCCTGCTTTTTTTCCGGCATCGGGGTAAAGACAGCCACTGCAAGTGCGAGCGCGGAAATAACGATACCGCAGTAGGCGCTCTTAACGGCATCAGCACCCAGGAGATTGCCGGCGACGAAAGGGGTAGCGAAACCGCCAAGTCCCGCAAAAATATTCAGAAAGTTGATGGTTGCGGCACGCCGATTGTCCGGAACATCACTCGCAATTGCATTTGAACCTACAATCACAAGGCTTCCCCCGCATCCCAGAATCACCATAGCCAGGATGCTAAGCCCCAGGCTCGCAGGGTGCGACAAAATAGCGAGTCCGATCAGACTGGCAAGCAGACCAATGATGATGCCTGCCTTTTTGCCTTTAGCATCCATGAATGCTCCGGCCACAACTGAAGTCGCAGCAAGCCCGAGCCCCTGCGATAACGCCAGATATCCAACCTGCGTGTTCGAGAGTGAGAGGATTGTACCCAGACTAGGAACAATGGTCCCCAGCAAAGAAGCCAGCATCCCGTAGATAAATATCACGAGGCACGCTACAAAAATAAGCACAGACGACGACCCTCACCTACCTATAAAGTGTCAACGAATCAACTGAACTTCGAACTCTGTGTGATCTCCACGATGTTTCGCAACGAAATACTCGAGTGCGGTTCCATCGGCCAGGAAACCTACGCTGGACAGCAATAGCGCGGGGCTCTTCGGTTTCACTTTCAGCAATGCTGCTTCTCTCGTATTCAGTGCGATGGCGCGAATAGTGCGCACGCCTTTCGCTATTACCAACCCGAGCTTCTGGTCCAGCACGCGGTAGAGGGACTTATCGGAGAAATCCTCCGACAAGAGAGAGACACAGTGCTCATAATTTAAATAAGTCTTAACGAAGACTTCGGGCACGTCTCCGAGATAGCGCACGCGGGTAAGCAGAATCACCTTTGCACCCTCGGCAACGCCTAGTTTTCTGGCAACGTCTGCATCAGCTGGGATGGACTTCAACTCGAGTACCTTGGTTCGAGGATTCTGCCCTCCACGTTCCGCTTCTTCATGAAAGCCTCTGAGGCTCTGCATGAGCGCTCCACGGTACTCTGGATGTGAGATCGTCGTCTTCTTGCCGTTTCGTTTTTTGAGAAGGCCACGATGCTCTAGATCTGCGAACGCCTGGCGTACTACGGTCCTGCTCAGGCCAAAGTGGTCACAGAATGCCTGTTCACTAGGCAGGCTTTGACCTGGAAGCCATTTGTTGGCACGGATCTTCTCTTCAATAAGCTTGATGAGCTGAAAATAAAGCGGAATCGGGCTCGCTTCTACTATTGTTCCAAGTTCGTCCAAAGTTACCGTAGCTGTGGAAGTTGTACTCATGCGGTGGCACCATCGCAGCCATGGGCCGCGATGCCTCTCTTGCTCTATAGCGATTCTCGAAGTGCCGCCAACAATGCGGGCAAGGCAAAACGAAATATGCGAGCAGCGTGCGCGCCGACGCATCCTCGGATCGCCTAAGCGATGACGACCTTCCGCTAGATAGTATCCTATCCTTATAGGGAGCAAAAAACTTTCTCCGTTTTCACTGACTACTGCTTGAAGTCCACAAGCACGAACTGCCGAGCCATCAGCTCATTTCCGTCATCGTTCGGATGTATATGATCTCCAGGATCAAGTTCTAAACGGAGCTTCGCTGGCTGCCCCGGAGTACGCAGAGCTTTATCGAAATCAACGATTGCATCGAAATTACCCGGGGTGCGAATCCAATCGTTGACAGATTGCCTGGTTGCTTCACCAATTGGGCCGGCGAGCCACACTCCTTCCTCCGGAGTGAGCGTAGCCCCCATCACTTTGATGTTGTGCATATGAGCCCGCGCAATCAATTGTTGATATCCGGCAATCAAATCCTCCGCCTTCAAAGCTTCCTCGCCCTCAATCTGTCCATGAATGTTGATATCGTTAATGCCTTCCAGCAGAACAACCCACCTCACGCCGGGCCGACTCAGTACATCTCTGTCAAAACGAGCCAGTGCGCTTACCCCGGCGCCATCTTGCAGTACCTCATTCCCGGAGATTCCCTCATTCAATACGCTTGCTCTGGGCGAACCTGCCGTCGTAAGCAGGCGGTTCTGCAACAAAGTCGGCCATGCATGGTTTGCGTCCACCGTGGTTTTGAATCCATCTGTAATCGAATCACCCAGAGCGACGATCGTAAATCGATCAATCGGGGCGAGCACGTCAATACCCGAAAGCCACATATAGGATGTCGTCGTCGTGGACGAAGGGGGCATCTCAGCGCTGGCCGTTTCGTTGCCTTCGGCGAGATAGCTCGTGTGAAGTCCGAGGGCATGCGTCGTCGGGATGCCCTCGGAGTCTCTGACGTAAATCGAAACCGCTACATTCGACGAATCTGGCAACGACAGGTCAACGGGGTCACTGGTTGCGACGACTCCAGGAGGAATCTTGATCTCCCGATGACCCGAGAAAGTAAGGCTGCGATCTGTGCCAACGACTATAGCTGAACCTTCCCCCTTCCTGGCGATATGCACGGAGCCAAGAATGACAGGTTTCTTGCCAAATGCATTCGAAAGTTCGATGCGGATCTTATGACCGCCGACACCGACCCTCGCCGTCATACGAATTGTCTTGTCGCGTATATCCGTTGGGGGGACGGGCCGCGCATTCCCATGACTTCCTCGAAAATTCGGCCGCTTAACTGTTGGCGGGACATTCGGCACGTCGGGAACGGTGGGTGCAAGTTCCTGCGCTGTCGCCCATGTCCCAATCCAATGGGTCTTCGGTGCGGCATGCGCCGTCGGCATTCCGCTGTTCAATACGAGCGCCATCAATGTGGCGCTCCAGACCTTCCTCATGCCAATCCTCTCAGACTAACGAAATATGGACTCGGAGAATGGAGTGGGGAAAAGGGAGCCGCTCGCGCGGCCCCTCATCCTGGGAGTTAGTAAGTCAATCTCAGACCAAACTGAATCTGCCTTGGGTTGTTGGCTTGCGCCGTAACCTTGCCATAGTTGCCACCGTCGTAAGCTGCCGTCGATGGAGCTTGAAATTGAACGCGATTGAAGACGTTGAAGAATTCCGCCGTGAAGCTCACGGTTACCGATTCACGAATCGGAGTTGCCTTCAGAAGCGAGAAGTCATAGTTATTGACACCGTGGCGACGGATCGCTCCATCGACGCGAGGCTCATTGCCGAAC is a window of Edaphobacter sp. 12200R-103 DNA encoding:
- a CDS encoding c-type cytochrome — encoded protein: MNRYGRKSNPMVVTGVVFFTTFTGFLVLKDIWAQQAPSAPPVRRNPYARKAVDPALAEQGKNLFSVRCAFCHGSDARGGESGPNLLRSEIVLNDQDGEKIGPVVLHGRPQQGMPAFDMSAEQIKQIAGFLHSLPVSGNERGRNGHIVIPVGDAAAGKKDFDQKCASCHSVTGDLKGIGSRIKDPRALQQSWMMPGMRGGDPAVKAPEKKVTVETAEGKVSGELLRMDDFIVRLKTDDGEIRSFSRNGDLPKVVVTDPLKGHLDLLSTYTDKSIHDITAYMVSIK
- a CDS encoding acido-empty-quinoprotein group A, which codes for MLTPDKLLGRLNDSWPTYSGDYTGQRYSQLDQISAANVKNLSLAWTSRITSGLPSAGGRMSFFGGPAPIPTIVAGEGDGSLNESGATSRSSRIVSSAIIWDGKIYVSTPDNAWAMDARDGNILWHFVWKTRGGTHTGNRGMALYKDTLFLETPDDYLVAISAKDGSEKWHKVIAPFNEQYFSTGAPILIGNHVLVGTGNDLDAPQALTSFDPDTGEVQWKWYATPQTKDDPALKTWANLRAARYGGGPMWIPGSYDPDTYLYIIGTGNPTPAYTSQSRGEGDNLYTCSLVALNVDTGKLVWYYQTSPHDTHDWDSTQTPVLVDGDFNGKQRKLVLQATRNGYFYVLDRTTGEHLLTSKFSPTANWATGLDEKGRPIRNPKKDFDIAGSLVSPVNAGATNWMPPSFNPQTGLFYVTSEDAYSMYYLTETDPRGAMGLGGKDELGVGLIGNYLTAMDYKTGKIAWRHKYPEAGGWGGTNVGHALLNTAGGLLFTGDPQGNLVAYDPANGNPLWHAHIGDVSGPVQTFLLDGKQYIVVGATDTLYAFRLN
- a CDS encoding sugar phosphate isomerase/epimerase, which encodes MITRRKFTASALAAVALAKYGTSARAEDAVKPINSTIDGVLMGVQSASFTFSGMGIKEIIATMRAVGLSTIDTMSEHVENFLGAPVPLPGAGRPGPWVPRPPRPKGSHPMFPAPDPAKREALRQWRLNVGLEKFEEVGKMFTDAGLQFFSYNLSFDKYFTDEEIEKGFLMTKALGTKIITASSPVDIFPRLKPFAEKHDVIVALHNHTIGPQEFAQAMELSNKFWVNLDVGHFFASGYDPVAYLKEHHTRITNIHIKDRISHGGESVPFGDGETPLIAVFQLLKKEKWSFPACIEYVGPAGPAIELASCLQYCKDAIKRP
- a CDS encoding AGE family epimerase/isomerase, with translation MITRREFSRLTLGGISLLSGYGWAEATKGSAKSAANSATVAVAAKHIDRAWVKKAMINDLLDYWLEASVMPNGFIQENLDRQWKPYGTQREASLNGQGRQLYCMVAGYEYSKDKRYLDAVTKCADFLINMRDPKFGGYFNRTTPDLKVIDDTKTGYTSFTIFPLAHAARVTGKKEYADAAMQSWHEVSTKMRDGQFFYNSMKRDFSGPAPMTIGNPSGAPRAGGRSSGFMARRHGLNVHMFEALLALYDTTKSKEVWNEIQTEMGAFEKMYDYKLGYLPEGYDENWKAPEPKTFNVGHLFEWGTLFSRAVELGADKKFIELGARSIDLGLKVGFDKPTGGTWMIANADGSGPARDYMIWWTQCETMKATARYATLHGRSDLWPTFHQATDFVKGNFMDHEYGGWFEGVIPGKPREALGERAYIKGAVDGPEWGTYHQTTMFTELLHLTT
- a CDS encoding sugar MFS transporter encodes the protein MLASLLGTIVPSLGTILSLSNTQVGYLALSQGLGLAATSVVAGAFMDAKGKKAGIIIGLLASLIGLAILSHPASLGLSILAMVILGCGGSLVIVGSNAIASDVPDNRRAATINFLNIFAGLGGFATPFVAGNLLGADAVKSAYCGIVISALALAVAVFTPMPEKKQDHASGDEEKGNIFRSGLLYVLASIIFLYTACEFGIWNWFPKFLISTGIPTAKALNILSFGFASGLLIGRMVASKLLTKASPYYVTLTCCVLMGVITFGMLKAPSLAGGAPLVFLAGFVMAPIFPTTIAIVGRLFKKQAATAIGFAITCGFSGLVVSSPVIGWLSGTDAEGVGRGLLLLPAMSMIVVLILILFRSRLTAAHS
- a CDS encoding SGNH/GDSL hydrolase family protein, with amino-acid sequence MRKVWSATLMALVLNSGMPTAHAAPKTHWIGTWATAQELAPTVPDVPNVPPTVKRPNFRGSHGNARPVPPTDIRDKTIRMTARVGVGGHKIRIELSNAFGKKPVILGSVHIARKGEGSAIVVGTDRSLTFSGHREIKIPPGVVATSDPVDLSLPDSSNVAVSIYVRDSEGIPTTHALGLHTSYLAEGNETASAEMPPSSTTTTSYMWLSGIDVLAPIDRFTIVALGDSITDGFKTTVDANHAWPTLLQNRLLTTAGSPRASVLNEGISGNEVLQDGAGVSALARFDRDVLSRPGVRWVVLLEGINDINIHGQIEGEEALKAEDLIAGYQQLIARAHMHNIKVMGATLTPEEGVWLAGPIGEATRQSVNDWIRTPGNFDAIVDFDKALRTPGQPAKLRLELDPGDHIHPNDDGNELMARQFVLVDFKQ
- a CDS encoding GntR family transcriptional regulator, giving the protein MSTTSTATVTLDELGTIVEASPIPLYFQLIKLIEEKIRANKWLPGQSLPSEQAFCDHFGLSRTVVRQAFADLEHRGLLKKRNGKKTTISHPEYRGALMQSLRGFHEEAERGGQNPRTKVLELKSIPADADVARKLGVAEGAKVILLTRVRYLGDVPEVFVKTYLNYEHCVSLLSEDFSDKSLYRVLDQKLGLVIAKGVRTIRAIALNTREAALLKVKPKSPALLLSSVGFLADGTALEYFVAKHRGDHTEFEVQLIR
- a CDS encoding aldehyde dehydrogenase family protein; this encodes MQMLIDGKFVDSLSARTMQICNPATGELVDTVPQANEADVERALEAGLRGREMMRRMPAHRRSDILRKAADIIAARHEELSQLLCRENGKTIRQCRSEMTATQRLFLDFSEEAKRMRGQTIPMDAVAGLEHMIAYTIRHPMGLVVGIVPFNYPAELFAHKIPGALAAGNAVIVKLPEQCPLTVLRLGQILIEAGLPLGGIQMLTGYPRELGNRLITHPEVAMVSFTGGVTAAKAIAKLAADSIKRTAFELGGVDAMIVLEDANIDAAAAAVVDGRLTNGAGQICCAVKRILVDEKIMSPFLEALVNKTKAIKMGDPLSDETDLGPLITPQAAERVDQEVQKSIAMGAKCLVGGNRVGDNYYEPTVLLEVDNSMPCLLDEVFGPVAPIVSFKAIGEAIRIVNESPYGLQASVFSENIHNALTVAHRMEVGGVVVNGPGSFRPGNVPFGGYKQSGIGRESITDTVREMSHETAIVLNQQTNPGFEAEEA
- a CDS encoding carbohydrate kinase family protein translates to MRVLSIGEVLWDHCGAVKTIGGAPLNFSAHLSRLGNTVAILSAVGQDEFGQKALEEIGKLGVDRRFLQSTRSAPTGGTRVTTGQAGEPSSMIIHPAAYEYAKFDPATVQEVCRFAPDWLYIGTLFHSSPHLLEQTLALRQSMNRLRVLYDVNLRRDNWNLQLVERLSHYADIVKMNESEARTLADTINIGGHQSWLNEFCCAWLSRFNLECICISLGSAGCAIAAGNTACVIPCIPISPVDALGAGDAFCAGFLHAWHHGWNVYETGELANFLGRVVATKSGAIPEWSVEECRLLQEQFGIPPLICVPAS